The DNA region GCCGCCGGTCGCGCTGACGAACCCGGTGACGCCAGGGGTGTTGCGCACGACGCCCCACGACTCGTCGTCGAGCTCCATCCGCACCAGCACGTAGCCGGGCAGGACCTTCCGGTTGGCAACCTTCTTCTGGCCGTTCTTGACCTCGGTGAACTCCTCGACGGGGACCTCGACCTGGAAGATCTTGTCCTCGGCGCCCAGCGTCACGGCGCGGGTCTCGAGGTTGGCCTTCACCTTGTTCTCGTACCCGGCGTAGGAGTGGATGACGAACCAGTCGCCGGGGAGCTTGCGCAGCTGACGCTTGAACGCGATGATCGGGTCGATCGCGGGCGCGGCCTCCTCGGCCGGGGCCTCGGCGGACTCATCGGTGGCCTCGAGCGCCGACTCGGCGAGCTCGTCCTCCGGAGCGGTCTCGTCGCCCTCGGGGACGGTCTCACCCTCGACGTCCTCGTCGAGCGCCGTCTCGACGGCGTCCGCGTCAACGGCGTCGGTGTCGGCGCCAGCAGCGTCGGCGTCGGTGTCGACGCCAACAGCGTCGGTGTCAGCTGTGTCGGCGGGATCCGCAGCCGTGTCACCGAGCGCCGCGTCCGCCTCGGTCGCGGCCTGCTCGGCGCCCTCGGCCTCGGGGCTCTGATCGATGTCGCTCACGGAAATGCGGTCCTCTCGGGTTTCGGCGGTCCGGATCTCGCCCCGGACCCCAGCGGCAGGTCTCTAGCGGTCGAAGACGAGCTCGACGAGCTTGCCCGCGCCGAAGTCGACGCCCGAGACCAGCGCGGTCATGAAGATGAGGAACAGGAACACCACGATGGTGTAGGTGACCATCTGGTTCCGCGTCGGCCAGATGACCTTACGGAGCTCGTCCACGACCTGCTTGATGTACTGGAACGGATTCGCGCGGTCAGTCCGCGTGTCCTCCGGCTTGTCCGCGTCCGTGCGGACCCGGCCCGCCACGGCGGTGTCGCCGCGGCCGGCCTTACCGGTGGGGACGGCAGCGGCGGCGTCGGAATCGCGGACGCCGCTGATGTCGACGTCGTCGTCGCGATCCTGGCTCACGCGGCTACCTCCGGGTCGTCTGGCTTGCGGTAAGTGCAGGGGCGACAGGACTTGAACCTGCAACCTGCGGTTTTGGAGACCGCTGCTCTGCCAATTGAGCTACGCCCCTTCGGCCGGTCACCCGGCCACCCGTGCCCTCCCGCGCCTGCGGGCCGCACGAACGCCTCGACTCTACAGTGTCGGCGACTGCCCGGGGCAGCGCGGTCCGCGACCGCGTTCGGTCGGGCGTCCCAGTATACGACAGCGTTGC from Dietzia sp. B32 includes:
- the secE gene encoding preprotein translocase subunit SecE, which codes for MSQDRDDDVDISGVRDSDAAAAVPTGKAGRGDTAVAGRVRTDADKPEDTRTDRANPFQYIKQVVDELRKVIWPTRNQMVTYTIVVFLFLIFMTALVSGVDFGAGKLVELVFDR
- the nusG gene encoding transcription termination/antitermination protein NusG, with the translated sequence MSDIDQSPEAEGAEQAATEADAALGDTAADPADTADTDAVGVDTDADAAGADTDAVDADAVETALDEDVEGETVPEGDETAPEDELAESALEATDESAEAPAEEAAPAIDPIIAFKRQLRKLPGDWFVIHSYAGYENKVKANLETRAVTLGAEDKIFQVEVPVEEFTEVKNGQKKVANRKVLPGYVLVRMELDDESWGVVRNTPGVTGFVSATGGASGSPTPLSLSDVAKFLAPKPEKKSVAAGTADDQGFAPQNVEVEFAVGESVTVMDGPFATLPASISEVDPAAQKLKVLVSIFGRETPVELGFTQVEKID